A region of Haliotis asinina isolate JCU_RB_2024 chromosome 9, JCU_Hal_asi_v2, whole genome shotgun sequence DNA encodes the following proteins:
- the LOC137296084 gene encoding inter-alpha-trypsin inhibitor heavy chain H3-like gives MTKTSMWMTALLLLLPTVAVAEDEEIAEFKFLHVITDIRYRFAKTLVTGRILNTANVSADVDVDVTLPNSAYISEFSFTFNDQKYFSSVYEKESAEKRYIAAKAQGHAAGKISQSAHETNKFIMNLSVPKNANLTFNLTYEEVLQRRDSVYTHSIYIDPGQPVPDMKIDVAIQDTRAITTLKVPPISGNSITDVDITENNNLAVIQRPTSNSAYIRFHPTLEQQLTRWAEGISGVFSVMYDVDRGFDAGDLLVSNGYFIHFFGPDVNNSISKDIVFILDTSSSMYNGKMDQLKTAMKAILRDLKADDKFNIISFSSRVRYWQSDMAEASNAERAVKYIDSLKSVGWTNIRKGIVSGMAYLSERQRSSEGALIIFLTDGRATAGERNPNRLLQSVRSANKKDIPLYTLAFGKDADWDLVKKLALQNFGIARRIYTDGDPARQIQNFYHQVSSVMLHGVTFRYSDAITSETERISSGTQREFTNYFEGSELIVAGILDSQTDSSQIDSLTTNIIGTSDSGPVNLKLTSSEVDLKTQFEALTPLYDDANVEEILKRMHAYLYIRDLMQQRVGENDRNTREDLKQKALKLSLQYRFVTPLTSLVVQNTLSDLRRDEDLYAFKERVLPTPPPYYRRYYGGGGGGGGGSSRGGGGGDPHFMMFMEGLKYPICFDLLGKDKEIYQLIHDPHTDLTVNGRIGEGKKHTRLGGFRTYLVEIAIMLHDLHLLVTRSNIALHEDSYSWENDFSITVPGARLFITQVTKRNTKLSVVFDSGLQIDIVRHLHSASNSLGGNFLNIELGNEKLLSEDSDGIIGQFIHKKIRLQTITYRNGHLVGHLRSVTGLERRHGRARIKHRHDPVFNETVSCWVLGDRARRLFDAPPKYFVVDDMFQKTLS, from the exons ATGACCAAGACAAGCATGTGGATGACGGCGTTGCTTCTACTTCTGCCAACCGTTGCCGTGGCGGAAGACGAAGAG ATCGCAGAGTTCAAGTTTCTGCATGTGATAACGGATATTCGCTACCGCTTCGCAAAGACGCTGGTCACAGGCAGAATCCTCAACACAGCGAACGTCTCTGCCGACGTCGATGTTGACGTGACGCTACCAAACTCAGCCTACATCAGCGAATTCTCCTT TACATTCAATGACCAAAAGTACTTCAGCAGTGTATATGAAAAGGAAAGTGCTGAAAAGAGGTACATCGCAGCTAAAGCACAAGGTCATGCTGCCGGCAAGATCAGCCAGAG TGCCCATGAGACGAACAAGTTCATAATGAACCTGAGCGTTCCAAAAAACGCCAACCTTACCTTCAATCTGACGTATGAGGAGGTGCTACAACGACGTGACAGTGTCTACACTCACTCCATCTACATCGACCCTGGTCAGCCTGTTCCGGACATGAAGATCGATGTCGCTATACAGGACACACGTGCCATCACCACACTCAAAGTCCCGCCAATATCTGGCAACAGTATAACGGATGTAGACATCACTG AGAACAACAACCTGGCTGTCATACAGAGACCCACCTCCAACTCAGCGTACATTCGCTTCCACCCGACCCTGGAACAACAGTTGACACGGTGGGCAGAAGGAATCTCTGGCGTCTTCTCGGTGATGTATGATGTGGACAGGGGCTTTGATGCTGGCGATCTCCTG GTCTCAAATGGCTATTTCATTCACTTCTTTGGTCCTGATGTTAATAACTCCATCTCTAAAGACATCGTATTTATCCTGGACACGAGCTCATCTATGTACAACGGGAAGATGGACCAGCTGAAGACCGCCATGAAGGCCATCCTTAGAGATCTCAAAGCAGACGACAAGTTTAACATCATCTCATTCAGCTCCCGTGTCCGATACTGGCAGTCGGACATGGCGGAGGCCAGCAATGCTGAACGGGCTGTCAAATACATTGACTCACTCAAATCAGTAGGCT gGACAAACATCAGAAAGGGAATTGTATCAGGGATGGCGTATTTGAGCGAAAGACAGAGGTCATCTGAGGGAGCTCTCATTATTTTCCTAACTGATGGAAGAGCAACGGCGGGCGAGCGTAATCCTAACCGACTATTGCAG AGTGTGAGATCAGCCAACAAAAAGGACATCCCTTTGTACACGCTAGCGTTTGGAAAGGATGCCGATTGGGATCTTGTCAAAAAACTGGCGCTCCAGAACTTTGGAATTGCGAGAAGGATCTACACAGACGGTGATCCCGCCAGACAGATTCAGAACTTCTACCACCAAGTGTCCTCAGTCATGCTTCACGGTGTCACATTCCGGTACAGCGACGCCATTACCTCTGAAACAGAACGCATTTCCTCCGGAACACAACGAGAGTTCACAAACTATTTTGAAGGATCTGAGCTTATTGTAGCTGGTATCCTTGACTCCCAAACAGACTCTTCTCAAATAGACTCAttgacaacaaacatcataGGAACGTCAGACAGTGGACCTGTAAACCTCAAACTCACCAGTTCCGAAGTGGATCTGAAGACCCAGTTTGAGGCTCTAACACCCCTGTATGACGACGCCAATGTTGAGGAAATTCTGAAAAGAATGCATGCTTATCTGTACATCCGGGACCTAATGCAACAGAGGGTTGGCGAAAATGACCGGAACACCAGAGAAGATCTGAAGCAGAAAGCTCTGAAACTGTCCCTTCAG TATCGTTTTGTGACTCCTCTGACATCGCTTGTCGTACAAAACACGTTGTCTGACCTCCGTCGGGATGAAGATTTGTACGCTTTCAAGGAAAGGGTCCTGCCCACTCCTCCTCCAT ATTACAGGCGTTACTacggcggtggtggtggtggcggcgGTGGATCCAGCAGAGGTGGAG GTGGTGGGGATCCTCACTTCATGATGTTCATGGAAGGCCTCAAGTATCCGATCTGTTTTGACTTGCTGGGGAAGGACAAGGAGATCTACCAACTGATACATGATCCCCACACAG ACTTAACTGTGAATGGACGAATAGGTGAAGGTAAAAAACACACCCGACTAGGCGGCTTCAGAACATACCTAGTGGAGATTGCCATCATGCtccatgaccttcaccttctgGTAACCCGTAGCAACATCGCCCTGCACGAGGACAGCTATTCCTGGGAGAATGACTTCAGCATAACCGTCCCTGGAGCTCGGCTCTTCATAACGCAGGTCACAAAACGCAACACCAAACTATCCGTGGTTTTTGACAGTGGCTTGCAGATCGACATCGTGAGACATTTACACTCGGCCTCAAATTCTTTAGGGGGAAACTTCCTTAACATAGAGCTTGGAAATGAAAAACTCCTATCTGAAGACTCAGATGGCATCATTG GGCAATTCATCCACAAGAAAATCCGGCTTCAGACCATCACGTACAGGAACGGACACCTAGTCGGGCATCTGCGCAGTGTCACAGGGCTAGAAAGACGCCATGGACGTGCCCGCATCAAACACAGACACGACCCCGTGTTTAACGAAACCGTCTCCTGCTGGGTGCTAGGAGATAGAGCCAGGCGACTCTTTGATGCCCCTCCTAAGTACTTCGTCGTTGATGACATGTTCCAGAAAACGTTGTCTTGA